The Alnus glutinosa chromosome 10, dhAlnGlut1.1, whole genome shotgun sequence DNA window ttattaattaccagtgttttgtatgttgacgacgtacaggagcggatgacacagagtttgtccactgatcctgctACCTCGGAGCCCGtctcatcagatacggtgcgttgggcacctggtgctcagcagtcttcacctgcacaagtaggtagtacgtcatctgttagtagtgcgcctacaggtatggttcatattatgtatacacttaggtttatttttaatttgttctcattacttgtttaaatttgcatataatattatataggttaattatttttattacttgcaggtaatgcgacaacggttggtccgttgtcgcctgctggacaattgctgagccaacaatcccctctcgggactccatcgcccgttacaccatctcttgcgggacagTCGCCAGTTGGTGAGTTCACAcccgggactgcacctcgtgatccgcagcgacgtcctccagatttgtagatattttgtgtattttttttttttagtaacgaataactttattaaatcaagattttcaaatttgttgatattgttgtgtaagtatttattgttagtaatgaatacatttattagtacatggtattcgaatttttaaatattgttgttttgattaatttgtgcaatttgattttgtgacatttttggataaaaaaaatttggagaattttagtaaaaatatatatatatatatatatatatatatatatatatatatatatatatatatatatataaactaaaaagaaattaataaaacagaattaaaatatatatatatatatatatatatattttatacgcggccaactgttggccgcgtgtattaaaatacacgcagCCAATTGTGCAATTAGTGTTGCCCAGATCCACCGCGTGTATGTACGCGGCTacttacacgcggccaacagttcgccacgtgtacagtgactgtacacgcggcgaactgcaagtggcgaaaatcgaaattttttgtagtgtcttgaTCATCTATAAGTATAGTTTCCATAAAGAGGGAGAGATTGTGTGATCATTTCATCAAAATAGTGACTGAATACATAAGCATTAATATCGCCCATGGGACAAAATTTTAGGTGACAAAGACAACATTTTGTATAGCAAGTGTCAGTAAAATGaccatgttagaaataattccAATTCTTCTGTGAATAAGCTAGCAGAAGAAAAGGATATACACATATGTATATGTGTGGATAACtcatacaaattatttatttaaaattgttgCCTCCATTAATCCTTTCTGTCTTTTGCTTTAAGTTTAACAAAACTTAATCAAATAATCAGCTCCTTTGCATGTGAAAGTGCTTGTGGGATCATCATAGGCATAGCTATAAGCTGTAGGACAGGAAGCCTTGAACACCTTCGCATAACTGGAGGGCTTGCACGTCTCAGGGGAACCATATGCTCCGGTGCAACAGTGTTCCGGTGAATTAAACGCTAAGCAAGCACTTTTACAGGCCACAACACGACCATTCTTCCTTACTTGCAAGCCATTAGGGCAATGTTTGTTCAAGTCCGAAAGACAACTTATTGTCTTACAATTAGGGCCTGATCCACCCAAAGGGACTATTGAAACCCTCATGTTATAGCCATCAACTAGGCTAACATCGTAGTAATCCACTGGATTGTCTAGGGTAAACTCTACAAGGGTTGCAGGCGGTGCGCCGCCAGCCCCAGCACATTGCAGCCGGCCGCCACAGTCTCCCGTGAAGCACGTCCCCTTACCGGATTTGTCAAAGGAACACCAACGACGACCCCAGAAGCGGCCCGACCACCCCTTTGGTGCACTGATCTTTACAGTTTCACCCGGCCTAAGCTTTAGGCCACCATTCATCAGTTGAGGTTTTCCTGTACCGGGTTGGATCCCTGGCCATATGGTGTTCCTACATCTATTTTGCAATGTAAACACCGCAGCATCAGCTCCTGAAAAATTTCATAAACTCAAACATCATTAACTTCATTAATTAAACctcaaacagaaaaataaataaataaataaaatttaaaaatttaaagagagagagaacaaattaaaCATGACATGGGTGTCAATTATGGTACCTGACAAAGATAAAACCAAGAAAAGGTGAAGAAGCATGTTTAATGCCATGAGGAATTGTTGAAAGTATGATTGTAGGGGTGCTGTGACATGggaaataattataataaattgaaagaagcaACAGATAACCACATAGCTCGGATTTTTCTACACCAGAATCAACAAAAATGGAGCAGTTCTGTTGAAACTGTAACCCTAAACTTATTCCTCCAGGAAAAGAATAGTAGAAAATCCGGCAATCCACTAAGAGCCGTTGCTGATGAGGAGGTGATTTATTGCCACTTGGCGTGTCTGTATGGCTTATTAGCCTCATAATTAGTTATAAGCCCATATGCCTAAGATTTAATTCATGATTATTCTTGATGGATATAGAAAATATTGAATTGACCATCGGAGGCTCCTCGCTTACTGCAAGCTAGCTGACGCCACTCAAATAGTTTTCTTCATGTTCTACGGGTGATCCACagcctcgtccggacgtgcAAATTTGGTATCATCAATTCTGGAGCCATGTTATTGGACTGCTACCATTTGTGGTCTGAACCTAGCTAGGTTAATGGGCTTGCTCATGAGTGAGGTTATTTATTACTTGTGTGTCTTGTGGCTTGTTAGCCTCAAAACTATTGATAATTAATCCCATATGCCTAAGATTGGACTCTTAACCCATGTCATTGTGTTGCTGCCATTTTGGGTCTGAACCGATCGAGGTACGTATGGGAGCATCGTTATGAATAACAGCAAAGCCCTCCCCTGTTTGCTCCTAATTATTAATAtaagtctttatttatttatttgtatttttttctaatttttttataatggtatttttgtcatttttggtACAAAGGGAGTACATTGCAATTGTTTGATAGTTTGAGTGGCATTGTtttaattgaaagtttgaagGAACATTGCAAATTGCTTAATAGTTTGAAGgggtatgtatacttttttcaacaacaaccaaaaaaaaaaaggtgtccTTCCCCTTCCAAAGTGttttaggaaaacaaaaatttcatgtAATTGAGTTTCAAATAACTTTAGAAGACAAGGAGTTAACGGTGGAGGTAGTTGTTAATCAGATTAAAATATCATGTGACATTCACATGATAGAGGGACGCATGACAATTTATTAGCCCGAGTTAGAGGAATTTTCTCCGACCAAGtttggagaaattttttatcattttttggtaacgtattaaattttgaaaataaaatacgtTAGTCAAAAGAGTGCTGCTAGAAATATTActatttttactataaattttATACAAACTGATGTAAGACTCCAAGTGGCACCTAATTAGACCAAACAAGTGTTCAACCGACTAGAGGGAAAAGCCCATCATCATAAAGGACTAGTTCTGATACCATAATAAAGTTCATTGAGCCTTACTATTTCACAAAAGGCACATTAAAGGAAGTGGTTTACTCAaaacttataaagcccacaacccgaGTATACCTCGACAATGTGGGACTCTTTAACATTTTCCTGCATCTCCATCAACCTTCCAATCAAAGCACTGAACCAAAGCTGCAACCGCAGCATTCATCAAGCTGAATGCCAGAGTTGTTCCTGGGCACCCTCTCCTCCCCGCCCCAAATGGAACAAAATTGAACTTTTCTCCACTCACTTCACTTTGATCTTTGAAGGAAACCAAGAACCTCTCTGGGCAGAACTTGTTAGGATCATCCTATGAATCTTTATCCCTCATGATGGCATAAAGATTGATTGCCACTGCAGTTTTTTCTGGTATATCAAACCCTTTGATTCTGCAGTTTTGGCGGCATTCTCTTAGTATTTCCTTCACAACCGCCCGCAAGTAAGGGAGATTTGGGATATCTGATTCTTCAACTAGTCTAGTTTTCCCCACAACTagacaagaagaagaggaaggacTATCACTCTCTTGATATAGCGTGAGGTAGTAGAAATTTACAAACACAATAATTCACTACTTTCTACATATTCAAGAAAAATTCAGGAATTGCAGGAAAGTTGGAGAAGAATCACTTCATTTTAGTGTTTCTTATTGAAAAGCTGAGAAAAGCATGTACTGGCAAAGGGGAGTGTAAAGGAGTGTAAATTGCAATAGTTTTTctcagaaatttttttaaggaaaatacaCTTGGCTCCTCAAACTTACAGCTCTTTGGCACTTCTGCCTTcaaataatttattgtatttctaTCGGTGCAAAATGAAAAAATCTACGTTTTCTAACCGTGCAAGGGGGTGTACTTTTAAAAACGaacgattttaaaagccaaacttcgattttaccaaacgttatgtttttaaaattttcattaaccacgttttgatttttttttttttttttttttaaactacacGTTTTAAAACCGCAATGCCAAACAAACACTAAATCTAATGTCCATTTTATTAAGCTGACacgataaaaaaataataataattataaaaataaaggagCAGTCTCACTCATCTATGCAACCCTTAAACTATTGAGCAAGTAGAAGCCCAACAAAGCAGGAAAAACTAATGTTCACAAGAATAGAGCTAAAAAGATGGGAGCCATGACAGAACAGAACAAGCACTATTTGTTTATCAGATAACACCATTTTTTTAGCAGGAATTATATAAACAAGTACAAGCCATAGATCAAAGCTTAAACCCACAAGATTTGGTACATAATCCCAACATATATCCTCTTATTATGATCAGAATCAGATAATATACTACCAAAAGACTCCTAAACCTCTAAAACACTTATTCATAGAACCCCCCTAAGGTCTAGGCTTGTATGCTACTTCATGATTTCACCtgcaccaacaaaaaaaaaaaaaaaaaggatagtcAATTTATCAATTTGAGAAAAATAGGCAAGGCCAATTTTAGGGTATCCTACCAAGCAGTATGTACTTTTTGTAATCATTTGGGCATGATTTAAACTAAATGTTGAGACAAGTGCAATTTCAATGTGGTTTGTGTTCCTAATGTTACAGAGTTCAGGGGGACAGTTAGCCAACATGGTTATATTGCATGGCTTAATTCCATTTTATCACATTTTATAACAGGAAGAAAATTGGGGACAGGCTTAAGAGGACCTTAAAAATGGCACTTGTCTTGAATGTGGTTTGGTGCAGAACTTGCTATACTCAAATGCAGAGCCAGGAAAGATACTTAGGGACAATTTTGTacataaaattgttaaatattaGTTTAAATGATTAAGTGCACcactttttatcaatttaagcttttgggataagtaattatttaacatggtatccaAGCAAAAATCCTAGGGTCAACCCCTATCTCTATAGCTTATcttcatttcagttaaataacataatgaaataaaatttcacaaCTGCGAGAATTATCAAAGGGTTAAATTGAGTACTTAAGGATAATAGGTAGTGAATTAAAGTGACATTCATTTTATGACTTTAATTCCACTACTGAATATCTCATGGATAAGTCAAAtgtaaaacataattaaataaagtCGTTgggattatttgaataatcaaAAACCCAGACTGCTCATGATCAATCACAGCCAGCTAGGATCAATCAACAGCATCCCTAGATCAATCCTTGGTCCCCCAGGATCGATCAGCATTGAAAGTACAATACATGACCAATGAATCAAatagttgagagagagagagagagagagagagagagagattacatGGTTCGAAGTTGGCAGTGCACTTCTCAGGGAGTTGCAAAGCCATGTTCCTGTCCACACCAGATATGGGAGGTCCATTGACAAGTACACACAGACAAGGCTGGCCTAGAACTTTGAGGGCATTGCAGCAGGCCTCACTTGGAGGGACGGGGCTAAAAGGAGCAACTGCTGCCCTGCAAGGTATCAGCTGAACAAGGGCTGAGAAGAAGGTGCTTGGACAAGTGTTGCCCTTGCCTTGCTCCACCAAACCTGTCATGACCAACATAAACACCAACAGTGGCAAAACCCTAGTACCAAAAAGCTTCATGTTTTAACTCAGACTGTCTCCCTTACTGAATGCTTTCTCATTGCAAAAAATGGGTCTCAGAAGGGTTTGAATTATATAGGAATATTGGGGCTCACGCCATATTGCACCTCTGTCCTACCTTGGGATCACACTAGCCATCCCACTTTTATGCCAACTATGTTATTGATCTCTATTGTGTCTTGAAAAAGAAATGCAGACAATGTGATTGGTGTTGCTGATGAAACAGTTATCAAACTCAAATCTTATGATTCCCGGCACTCTAAAACTAGTTTTAACATTTACCACACTTTACTGCACATCTATTTTCATAATTGCTATGCTTTAGAGGTTTATGAGTTCAATTAATGAATCGACCGATCAATTTTAGGGGTGGCGATTCGCATTCGCATGTCAAGTTCAGGTCATATCGAGGCATAAGTATAAgaagtaattctaaatgtcactCTCATGTCCCCCAAAAATGATGTAACTAGTTTTAACATTTACCACACTTTACTGCACATCTATTTTCATAATTGCTATGCTTTAGAGGTTTATGAGTTCAATTAATGAATCGACCGATCAATTTTAGGGGTGGCAATTCGTATTCGCATGTAAAGTTCAGGTCATATCGAGGCATTAGTATAAgaagtaattctaaatgttacTCTCATGTCTCCCAAAAttaatatggcttttaaaatcacaattaaatcaaaattcaatcgTGATttgtcataaattcaatggtggttttaaaaagcacatcaattttgggaggacacaAGGCAGACATGTAGCATTGCTCGGATATAAGAGTCAGACTATGTAAGTCAATTAtaacccgactcatttaattaagcAGATCAGATTCTTCAACCTTAACTCGCTAATTTTATATTAGATTCGTGAGTTatgttaaaaattatcattactAATCAACTTCATATGATTGCTCGGATACGGTAGATAATTGGATTGCAGCCTGATGGCTTTCTTCTCTGAGCTCATTTTTGCCAATTCGGCTTAAGTGAGAAACTTTAATCATTGCAAACAGGTCTATAAATTATTGAAGTGGTAAGAATGTATTTACCCATGAAATCTGGAGAAAATTGATATTCTATGTCAACTATATGTTTAACAGGTGAAATGACTTCGAATACGAGTTGTTAATATGAGaaccaaagaaataaaaatagtcTCCGGTTATAATTTGCTACCACCAAGGAAAAAATCCAATGGCATTTACTTCATAACCTAATCAATGAGTTGCGTTAAATTTCAATACATTTCAACAAATTAATAACAAGAACTGTTGCCCCCTCCCTCCGAAGATAAACTAGTAGCAAGAACAAACAACGTACAATATGACAATTATCGGCTCCGACATGCTCCGTTGATTCTGTTTATCAGGCCGTAAAACAACAAATCAAACATGTCGACCTCCTGACAACTTTTAGATGCTGTTTGCATCTTCCAAATAATTAAGAATGTGTAATCCCCAATTGTTACAAGTCATCGACTTTCTCCTTTGTTCCCTTTCAGATTGATAACTGCAAGCTCCTGTTCAACAAACTCTCCTGCGTGCATAGGTGGATATTTGCTGGCAAGTGGTGATTCTGCAAAGTGGCCCAAGGGCTTCAACACAGCATCCGATGCTATGTGGGCAAACAACTACATAAGacgaagagaaaaagaaaaggtcagATTTATTCAATCCCAAAACAAAAGCCTCAAAAGGTCAGAAATAAGCATAATATTCAAAACTCATTCACATTGAGCTCTATAAAAATACCAACTTAATAGAAAAGAacaatgatgatgatggtggtggtggtggtggtatgGTTGCCATCACTAACCGTTGAGGATACTCTCCATAGGCTGCGATTTTGTTCTGATGCTAGTTTGATTGCTTCAATAGTCCTATTGGTGACAACTACTTCATGCATGCCAGCGATGCAGTCTCCAGCAGTCAACCATTCTATCTGCACATACATGCAGTATAAAAGAGAATTAATCTACAAATTAAAGATACATATATCATAGCTAGCCAACCGCATTACTTGAGAATTTTATTGGATTATATCCAAAGACTTCAGGCTGTGAGGAAACCGTAGCATGTTGGATAGTAAAGAGAAACTAATTCTTATACGTGATGAAATTGGCTTATGCTTAACTACATCATAACAAATACAATATATTTTACCACTGAATGATTTGAACTTTGCTATGATCACTCTAAAtcactacacacacacacgaaaaaaaaaaaaaaaaacttttaggaagttcaaataaaaatgtcaaaaacAATCAGATAGCTTTTACTATCAGGACACTGGACATGTGCAAATCCTATGATGTCTTGTATCATATTCGTTATTGCTTTATTAACTGCTTTTCCGTTAAAGCCATAAGATTTATGAAGTAAATTAGTTCTAGAACATAAACACCAAACATCAGTCATTACTCTTTACCTGCTTTCCTGTTTGAATGAGAAGACATCCTATAGGAACCTTAACCTCCACTTTTTGTCCATTTCTGAGCCAAATGTTTAATCCCGGGAATCTACTTCTGCCGTGAATGGTTAGAAAATTAAGGTCATAGTGATATCCTGCAAAAACAGTACCTTCCTGGCCATAACGTCGGAGGTCACTCCCTGTTGGAGCAAGAAGATGCGGCCCCTGGATTTTGAAAGGAAAGGCACTAGTTATAAAATGCataaaattgtttaagaaaCACAATACTGGAAATGAAAGAATATGATTCATGCAGCCCTTGATGAATACCAAAGATCAATAGCACAAATAATCCAAAAGCATGACAGAATTTACAGAGTAATACAAAGAAGGCTAGTAGACAACATGTACAGTCCGCATCTTATCCCTCCATATAGGACTTAGCGCACCTAATCAAGTTGTCACATTGTCAAAAAATTACAATACCTGGTCAGTCCATTTTCATCACTGAAATGGACAAATATTTACCATTCAAAAAGCCTCAAATTCGCACTATTCTTTTCATCATTGTTAAAGCCCATGAAATACATATCAGTGGATACGTTTCACGCGGCAGCTGTTTACCCTGCAAAATCAGgttgcattccttttttttaaaggtcTGGGCCAAACTCCTATGCATAGGATGGTTGCCTAGCTGGGGAAAATTGCctaaaatgagagagagagagagagagagagagagagagagagagagagagagagggaccaATGGGGACCTATGTCGTTCAACTTTTACCAATGGGGACCTATGTCGTTCATCCCAAAAGTTGACGAGCTTGATTTTTCTTACTAAAAGTAGacagattttaaaaagtgacg harbors:
- the LOC133878780 gene encoding pathogenesis-related thaumatin-like protein 3.5, which produces MALNMLLHLFLVLSLSGADAAVFTLQNRCRNTIWPGIQPGTGKPQLMNGGLKLRPGETVKISAPKGWSGRFWGRRWCSFDKSGKGTCFTGDCGGRLQCAGAGGAPPATLVEFTLDNPVDYYDVSLVDGYNMRVSIVPLGGSGPNCKTISCLSDLNKHCPNGLQVRKNGRVVACKSACLAFNSPEHCCTGAYGSPETCKPSSYAKVFKASCPTAYSYAYDDPTSTFTCKGADYLIKFC
- the LOC133879461 gene encoding protein LIM1, whose product is MKLFGTRVLPLLVFMLVMTGLVEQGKGNTCPSTFFSALVQLIPCRAAVAPFSPVPPSEACCNALKVLGQPCLCVLVNGPPISGVDRNMALQLPEKCTANFEPCEIMK